In Candidatus Edwardsbacteria bacterium, one genomic interval encodes:
- a CDS encoding LamG domain-containing protein, whose protein sequence is MSKIKKISYFVVIAVVLMCLGQANSGQERRVISVMNIATTSGITEPEALQLSKKLLNELVLRNSYDVVDIEKRDEILKEQGFQQSGACDATSCLVEAGKLLGVEKIIGGSIGKIGSVYSVELQMVDVLSGKVEKVYSSQCSGDPSQLLGLMKEASFSFSDIKFSGEDAVPPETIGNSPVIQKSENSPKYELPRGPVDLKKEMVAFFPFNGNADDESGNKRKGKVVNAVLDRDRFGNPERSYYFNGRNSYILCGNYSQEFLQSKYFTVSAFIRFATTRPGTIIQQGCWGSSWTGFSFYVNSICGYDAPSYVNAQINQTVLGSHIQLNGKGKLNDGKWHHVVLLRSDTNLITYVDGENNGIVQNYPSISLDNDLLLSIGSRYHPNDVAWYYEGNIDDVKIYSRVLSLDEIRSLYHEGGWAR, encoded by the coding sequence GTGAGTAAAATTAAGAAAATATCTTATTTCGTTGTCATTGCTGTTGTATTAATGTGTTTAGGCCAAGCGAACAGCGGCCAGGAACGGCGGGTAATTTCAGTAATGAATATTGCTACCACATCAGGAATTACCGAGCCCGAAGCCTTGCAGTTAAGCAAAAAGCTTCTCAACGAACTGGTTTTACGGAATTCATACGATGTGGTTGATATCGAAAAGCGCGATGAAATTTTAAAGGAGCAAGGGTTTCAACAAAGCGGGGCCTGTGATGCCACATCCTGTCTGGTAGAGGCCGGTAAATTACTGGGAGTGGAAAAGATAATCGGCGGCAGTATTGGTAAAATAGGTTCTGTTTATTCCGTCGAGCTGCAAATGGTGGACGTACTTTCCGGCAAGGTTGAAAAAGTCTATTCCAGTCAATGCTCCGGAGATCCGTCTCAATTGCTGGGGCTGATGAAGGAAGCCTCGTTCTCTTTTTCGGATATAAAGTTTTCGGGTGAAGACGCGGTACCGCCGGAGACGATTGGAAACAGCCCGGTTATTCAAAAATCCGAGAATTCCCCCAAATATGAATTGCCCCGCGGCCCGGTTGACCTAAAAAAAGAAATGGTTGCCTTTTTCCCTTTCAATGGAAACGCCGATGATGAAAGCGGCAATAAAAGAAAAGGCAAAGTGGTTAATGCCGTTCTGGACAGGGATAGGTTCGGTAACCCTGAACGGTCGTACTATTTCAACGGACGAAATTCTTATATTTTATGCGGCAATTATTCGCAGGAGTTTTTGCAAAGCAAATATTTTACCGTATCGGCTTTTATCAGATTTGCTACAACACGCCCCGGCACCATAATACAACAAGGCTGCTGGGGGTCATCTTGGACAGGTTTCTCTTTCTACGTTAATTCAATTTGCGGTTACGATGCCCCCAGCTATGTAAATGCCCAGATTAACCAGACCGTGCTGGGAAGCCATATTCAGCTTAACGGCAAAGGAAAGCTCAACGACGGCAAATGGCATCATGTTGTATTATTGAGATCGGATACAAATCTGATAACCTATGTTGATGGAGAGAATAACGGGATCGTTCAAAATTACCCTTCGATCTCGTTGGACAACGATCTGCTCTTGAGCATCGGTTCCAGGTATCATCCCAATGATGTCGCCTGGTATTATGAGGGCAATATTGACGACGTAAAAATATATTCCCGTGTTCTATCATTGGATGAAATAAGGTCGCTTTATCACGAGGGCGGGTGGGCCAGATAA
- a CDS encoding sensor domain-containing diguanylate cyclase → MAAPAENNPPGLPCQTYQAILDQTYDGVYFVDNDRRITYWNKGAENISGYQLKDVLNFRCSDDLLCHIDTGGRGMCGPLCPLSRAVNHGQATGQTRVYLKHKDGHRVPVDVVSSPISDVSGRRLGAAQIFRDASIYEEEAKASELLSRLAAMDPLTELLNRRKIEMELDLELKKSRRLGLPLSLIFCDLDYFKNINDQYGHPVGDEVLKGVSRHLQAGIREYDRAARYGGEEFLIMLPQTKAEIAVEIAERLRLSIERWRLIHQEKLWPFKVTISLGVAELNRDESMVSLIDRADKALYRAKQGGRNAVYLS, encoded by the coding sequence ATGGCCGCCCCAGCCGAAAATAATCCCCCGGGACTGCCCTGCCAGACCTATCAGGCCATTCTGGACCAGACCTATGACGGGGTCTATTTTGTGGACAACGACCGGCGGATCACCTATTGGAACAAGGGGGCCGAAAACATCTCCGGATACCAGTTGAAGGACGTGTTGAATTTTCGCTGTTCCGATGATCTGTTGTGCCACATCGACACCGGGGGCCGGGGGATGTGCGGCCCGCTGTGCCCCTTGAGCCGGGCGGTCAACCACGGGCAGGCCACCGGACAGACCCGGGTCTACCTGAAGCACAAGGACGGACACCGGGTGCCGGTGGATGTGGTCTCCTCGCCCATCAGCGATGTCAGCGGCCGGCGCCTGGGGGCGGCGCAGATATTCCGGGACGCCAGCATCTACGAGGAGGAGGCCAAGGCCTCGGAGCTGCTGTCCAGGCTGGCGGCCATGGACCCCCTGACCGAGCTGCTGAACCGCCGCAAGATAGAGATGGAGCTGGACCTGGAGCTGAAAAAATCCCGGCGGCTGGGCCTGCCGCTGTCGCTGATCTTCTGCGACCTGGATTATTTCAAGAACATCAACGACCAGTACGGCCATCCGGTGGGGGACGAGGTCTTAAAAGGGGTCTCCCGGCACCTGCAGGCCGGGATCCGGGAGTACGACCGGGCGGCCCGCTACGGCGGTGAGGAGTTCCTGATCATGCTGCCCCAGACCAAGGCCGAGATCGCGGTGGAGATAGCCGAGAGGCTGCGCCTCTCCATCGAAAGATGGAGGCTGATCCATCAGGAGAAGCTGTGGCCCTTCAAGGTCACCATCAGCCTGGGGGTGGCCGAGCTGAACCGGGACGAATCGATGGTGTCACTGATAGACCGGGCCGACAAGGCCCTGTACCGGGCCAAGCAGGGCGGCCGCAACGCGGTTTACTTGAGTTAA
- a CDS encoding tetratricopeptide repeat protein: protein MEDYIDLGNKLEKHGHLDQALNAFESALQAEPDNADAWFSKARILSRMESFDQAIKAYDQAIALKPDFAKAWCNKGIVLGVLDSDQEAVAALDKAITLDPKMIAAWYNKGLALRDLARYEEAIKMFDQAIKLDAEFNDAWYSKGVTLRLMQKYDEALIALKKSLVIYSDDADAWYELARVQLFKGDVNASLQSLAKAIENDEDYKENVTQDEDFKALWENPELKKLLV from the coding sequence ATGGAAGATTACATCGATCTGGGGAACAAGCTGGAGAAGCACGGCCATCTGGACCAGGCCCTGAACGCCTTCGAGAGCGCCCTGCAGGCCGAGCCGGACAACGCCGACGCCTGGTTCAGCAAGGCCCGCATCCTGAGCCGGATGGAGAGCTTTGACCAGGCCATCAAGGCCTACGACCAGGCCATCGCCCTAAAGCCCGATTTCGCCAAGGCCTGGTGCAACAAGGGCATCGTGCTGGGGGTGCTGGACAGCGATCAGGAGGCGGTGGCGGCCCTGGACAAGGCCATAACTCTGGACCCCAAGATGATAGCCGCCTGGTACAACAAGGGCCTGGCCCTGCGCGACCTGGCGCGCTACGAGGAGGCCATCAAGATGTTCGACCAGGCCATCAAGCTGGATGCCGAGTTCAACGACGCCTGGTACAGCAAGGGCGTCACTTTGCGTCTGATGCAGAAATACGACGAGGCCCTGATCGCCCTTAAAAAATCGCTGGTGATATACTCCGACGACGCCGATGCCTGGTACGAGCTGGCCCGGGTCCAGCTGTTCAAGGGGGATGTCAATGCTTCCCTGCAGAGCCTGGCCAAGGCCATCGAGAACGACGAGGATTACAAGGAGAACGTCACCCAGGACGAGGATTTCAAAGCATTGTGGGAGAATCCCGAACTTAAGAAGCTGTTGGTATAG
- a CDS encoding bifunctional enoyl-CoA hydratase/phosphate acetyltransferase, producing the protein MTSLKQMAELVKGGPLKKVAVACGQDPDIIGALARAVNQKLAQAILIGDRKKTEALAKENNIDPRIFTLIDQTDYKKAATQAVEMVKNGEADVLMKGLIDTAIYARAYLNKETGLTTGATVSHVAVFEVPNYPRLLILTDAAQIPYPDFGQKVDMINHAVAVAKKLGVETPKVAVLTATEKVNPKWPCSLEAAQLAKMADRGQIKGCIVDGPLSMDAAVSPECAAGKGLKSPVAGYADILLTPDIQAGNILYKTLTQLAKAELAAMVIGTSAPVVLTSRTDSDDTKFMSIILSVLMAK; encoded by the coding sequence GTGACATCATTGAAGCAGATGGCGGAACTGGTAAAAGGCGGACCCCTCAAGAAAGTGGCGGTGGCCTGCGGGCAGGACCCGGACATCATCGGGGCCCTGGCCCGGGCGGTCAACCAGAAGCTGGCTCAGGCCATCCTGATCGGCGACCGGAAGAAGACCGAGGCTTTGGCCAAAGAGAACAACATCGATCCCAGGATATTCACCCTGATCGACCAGACCGATTATAAAAAAGCGGCCACCCAGGCGGTGGAGATGGTCAAGAATGGGGAGGCCGACGTGCTGATGAAGGGGCTGATAGACACTGCGATCTACGCCCGGGCCTACCTGAACAAGGAAACCGGCCTGACCACCGGGGCCACGGTCTCCCACGTGGCAGTGTTCGAGGTACCCAACTACCCCCGTCTGCTGATACTTACCGACGCCGCCCAGATACCGTATCCTGATTTCGGCCAGAAGGTGGACATGATCAACCACGCCGTGGCGGTGGCCAAAAAATTGGGGGTCGAAACCCCCAAGGTGGCGGTGCTGACGGCCACCGAGAAGGTCAATCCCAAATGGCCCTGCAGCCTGGAGGCGGCCCAGCTGGCCAAGATGGCCGACCGGGGCCAGATCAAGGGCTGCATAGTGGACGGCCCGCTGTCCATGGACGCGGCGGTCAGCCCGGAGTGCGCGGCCGGCAAGGGGCTTAAATCCCCGGTGGCCGGGTATGCCGATATTCTGCTGACCCCCGATATCCAGGCCGGCAACATCCTGTACAAGACCCTGACCCAGCTGGCCAAGGCCGAACTGGCGGCCATGGTGATCGGCACCAGCGCTCCGGTGGTCCTGACCTCGCGCACCGACTCCGACGACACCAAGTTCATGTCGATAATCCTTTCGGTGCTGATGGCCAAATGA
- a CDS encoding phosphate butyryltransferase yields the protein MIKSFSDLMKQAQASGPKKVAVAVAQDEVVLEALNDALKEKIATPILFGDQKAIEQAAQKAGVDIKDWELHDIKDMAEASRAAVAAVSSGKADFLMKGLVATATFLKAVLDKEVGLRTGRLLSHVALMESSSYPKLILVSDGGMNVKPDLMAKVDIINNAVAIAHKLGVENPRVAVLAAVEVLNPEMPETMDASHLVKMADRGQIKGCLVDGPLALDLAVSAEAAVHKKIKSQVAGEADIFLTPEIASGNMLVKGLIYLGGAQAAGIIAGAAKPVVMLSRADSKQQKLNSIALGVVSC from the coding sequence ATGATCAAATCATTTTCCGATCTGATGAAACAGGCCCAGGCCAGCGGCCCCAAGAAGGTGGCGGTGGCGGTGGCCCAGGACGAGGTGGTCCTTGAGGCCTTAAATGACGCTTTAAAAGAGAAGATCGCCACCCCCATACTGTTCGGCGACCAGAAGGCCATCGAACAGGCCGCCCAGAAGGCTGGCGTGGACATCAAGGACTGGGAGCTACACGACATCAAGGACATGGCCGAGGCCAGCCGGGCCGCGGTGGCTGCCGTCTCCAGCGGGAAGGCCGACTTTTTGATGAAGGGCCTGGTGGCCACCGCCACCTTCCTCAAGGCCGTCTTGGACAAGGAAGTGGGCCTGCGCACCGGGCGCCTGCTGTCCCACGTGGCGCTGATGGAATCTTCGTCCTACCCCAAGCTGATCCTGGTCAGCGACGGCGGGATGAATGTCAAGCCCGACCTGATGGCCAAGGTGGACATCATCAACAATGCGGTGGCCATAGCCCACAAGCTGGGAGTGGAGAATCCCAGGGTGGCGGTGCTGGCGGCGGTGGAAGTGCTCAACCCGGAGATGCCGGAAACCATGGACGCCTCGCACCTGGTCAAGATGGCCGACCGGGGGCAGATCAAGGGCTGCCTGGTGGACGGGCCGCTGGCCCTGGACCTGGCGGTCTCGGCCGAGGCCGCCGTCCACAAAAAGATCAAGAGCCAGGTGGCCGGCGAGGCGGACATCTTTCTGACGCCGGAGATCGCCTCCGGCAACATGCTGGTCAAAGGCCTGATCTACCTGGGCGGGGCCCAGGCCGCCGGGATCATCGCCGGGGCGGCCAAGCCGGTGGTGATGCTCTCCCGGGCCGACTCCAAGCAGCAGAAGCTGAACTCCATCGCCCTGGGAGTGGTCAGCTGCTGA
- a CDS encoding TonB family protein, which translates to MNKVLVYFWLTGLFISPVFGQDFGSAVINSVPDSADVYVDGYHFGKTPFKPVMIVPGTYKLKLKHQGYDSLLTEMTVESGKRLVGKIALQAKNDSLNTDPIAEGSRDIPRRNEFVEVKVPPEIKDKSNAFYPSLAKANGVEGKVYLQLLIDLDGSIMDGVVAKSSGAFCLDYEAMKSGYSLMFNPAIGTDNKPIRVWVMYPITFSNN; encoded by the coding sequence ATGAATAAAGTACTGGTCTATTTTTGGCTTACGGGTCTATTTATCTCTCCGGTTTTCGGACAGGATTTCGGATCGGCGGTGATCAACTCTGTGCCCGACAGTGCCGATGTGTATGTCGACGGCTATCATTTTGGCAAAACGCCTTTCAAGCCGGTCATGATCGTTCCGGGCACCTATAAATTGAAGCTTAAACATCAGGGGTATGACTCGCTGCTGACTGAAATGACGGTTGAAAGCGGAAAGCGGCTGGTGGGAAAGATCGCCCTCCAGGCTAAGAATGATTCACTGAATACAGATCCTATTGCCGAGGGATCAAGGGATATTCCCCGGCGGAATGAGTTCGTGGAAGTAAAAGTTCCGCCAGAGATCAAAGATAAATCGAACGCCTTCTATCCCAGTTTGGCAAAGGCAAACGGCGTGGAAGGAAAAGTCTATTTGCAATTATTGATAGATCTTGATGGTTCTATTATGGATGGAGTTGTGGCGAAAAGCAGCGGGGCTTTTTGCCTGGATTATGAAGCCATGAAATCGGGGTATTCTTTGATGTTTAATCCGGCAATTGGAACAGATAATAAGCCGATAAGGGTTTGGGTGATGTATCCAATAACTTTTAGTAATAATTGA
- the buk gene encoding butyrate kinase: MPFKVLAINPGSTSTKIAVFEDDKPTFKQTLSHSAEELAPFRRITDQYDFRKKVIEDVLGKAGINVKELHAVIGRGGLFKPIPSGTYAVSQTMKDYILAGTGGDHASNLGCLIADDIARDAGVKAYIVDPVVVDEMNPLARYSGLPEIPRVSIFHALNQKAVARRASKDLGKRYEELNLVMVHLGGGISVGIHEKGKVVDVNNALTGDGPFAPERSGGLPTGDLVKMCFSGKYTQAEMMKKLAGKGGCVSHLDTNDGREMEKRVKEGDAKTTLIIQAMAYQVSKCIGEMATVVNGKVDAIVLTGSFAYFPEFIDWIKERVAWIAKVLVYPGEDEMTALAEAGMRILKGEEQAREYK; the protein is encoded by the coding sequence TTGCCCTTCAAAGTTTTGGCCATCAATCCCGGCTCGACCTCGACCAAGATAGCGGTCTTTGAGGACGACAAGCCGACCTTCAAACAGACCCTGAGCCATTCCGCCGAGGAGCTGGCCCCCTTCAGGCGCATCACCGACCAGTACGATTTCCGCAAGAAGGTCATAGAGGATGTGCTGGGCAAGGCCGGCATCAATGTCAAAGAACTCCATGCCGTCATCGGGCGGGGCGGGCTTTTCAAACCCATTCCCTCGGGCACCTATGCCGTCAGCCAGACCATGAAGGATTATATCCTGGCCGGCACCGGAGGCGACCATGCCTCCAACCTGGGCTGCCTGATCGCCGATGACATCGCCCGCGATGCCGGGGTCAAGGCCTATATCGTCGACCCGGTGGTGGTGGATGAGATGAACCCCCTGGCCCGCTATTCCGGCCTGCCGGAGATCCCCCGGGTCAGCATTTTCCATGCCCTCAACCAGAAGGCGGTGGCCCGCCGGGCCTCGAAGGACCTGGGCAAAAGATATGAGGAGCTGAACCTGGTGATGGTGCACCTGGGCGGGGGCATTTCGGTGGGCATCCATGAAAAGGGGAAAGTGGTGGACGTCAACAACGCCCTGACCGGCGACGGGCCGTTCGCCCCGGAGCGCTCCGGCGGCCTGCCCACCGGTGACCTGGTGAAGATGTGCTTCTCCGGCAAATACACCCAGGCCGAGATGATGAAAAAACTGGCCGGCAAGGGCGGCTGTGTTTCACATCTGGACACCAACGACGGAAGGGAAATGGAGAAGCGGGTCAAGGAAGGCGATGCCAAGACCACCCTGATCATCCAGGCCATGGCCTACCAGGTCTCCAAGTGCATCGGCGAGATGGCCACGGTGGTGAACGGCAAGGTGGACGCCATCGTGCTGACGGGTTCCTTCGCCTACTTCCCGGAATTCATCGACTGGATCAAGGAGCGGGTGGCCTGGATCGCCAAGGTTTTGGTGTACCCCGGGGAGGACGAGATGACGGCCCTGGCCGAGGCCGGGATGAGGATACTGAAGGGCGAGGAGCAGGCCCGGGAGTACAAATGA
- the guaA gene encoding glutamine-hydrolyzing GMP synthase has product MDRINIIDFGSQYTQLIARKVREQKVYCQIIPCNAGTEKILAGGPRGLILSGGPSSLFDKNAPTIDAGIFSAGVPILGICYGMQLTALLLGGKVQRSREREYGHAILKLARNDSAGWLFSGMPDATQVWMSHGDSVLKAPPGFEIIASTDSCRIAAMADKQRRIYGLQFHPEVAHTLNGHKMLSGFLFKVCGCKGDWTMDSIIEQSVQSIQERAGKSKVVLGLSGGVDSSVAAVLISRALGKQLHCIFVDNGLLRMNERQEVEKVFKKQFRIPLMTVDASRIFYAKLKGVHDPERKRKIIGREFIEVFAGSARRIGKVEFLAQGTIYPDVIESVSFKGPSATIKSHHNVGGLPKNMRSLKLIEPLRELFKDEVRQVGLSLGLPREMVMRHPFPGPGLAVRVLGEVNKERCDTLRAADRIFIEEIRNAGWYDRISQALAVLLPIRAVGVMGDERTYQNVLALRAVNTTDFMTAEWTRLPEDLLARVSNRIVNEVKGINRVVYDISNKPPATIEWE; this is encoded by the coding sequence TTGGACAGGATAAACATCATAGATTTCGGCTCGCAGTATACCCAGCTGATCGCCCGCAAGGTCAGGGAGCAGAAGGTCTATTGCCAGATCATCCCCTGCAATGCCGGGACCGAAAAAATCCTGGCCGGGGGTCCCCGCGGGCTGATCCTGTCCGGCGGGCCCTCCAGCCTGTTCGACAAGAACGCCCCCACCATCGACGCCGGAATATTCTCCGCCGGCGTTCCCATCCTGGGCATCTGCTACGGCATGCAGCTGACCGCCCTGCTGCTGGGGGGGAAGGTGCAGCGAAGCCGGGAGCGGGAATACGGCCACGCCATCTTAAAACTGGCCCGCAATGATTCGGCCGGCTGGCTGTTCTCCGGGATGCCGGACGCCACCCAGGTGTGGATGAGCCACGGGGACAGCGTGCTCAAGGCCCCGCCGGGCTTCGAGATCATCGCCTCCACCGACAGCTGCCGGATAGCGGCCATGGCCGACAAGCAGCGGCGGATCTACGGGCTTCAGTTCCATCCCGAAGTGGCCCACACCCTGAACGGCCACAAGATGCTGTCCGGCTTCCTGTTCAAGGTCTGCGGCTGCAAGGGCGACTGGACCATGGACTCCATCATCGAACAATCGGTCCAAAGCATCCAGGAGCGGGCCGGCAAGTCCAAAGTGGTGCTGGGCCTTTCCGGCGGGGTGGATTCCTCGGTGGCGGCGGTGCTGATCTCCCGGGCCCTGGGGAAACAGCTTCACTGCATCTTCGTGGACAACGGCCTGCTGAGGATGAACGAGCGGCAGGAGGTGGAGAAGGTGTTTAAAAAGCAGTTCCGGATCCCGCTGATGACGGTGGATGCCTCCAGGATCTTCTACGCCAAATTGAAGGGGGTGCATGATCCCGAGAGAAAACGCAAGATAATCGGAAGGGAATTCATAGAGGTTTTCGCCGGGTCGGCCCGGAGGATTGGGAAGGTGGAGTTTCTGGCCCAGGGCACCATCTATCCGGACGTGATCGAGTCGGTCTCCTTCAAGGGGCCCTCGGCCACCATCAAGAGCCATCACAATGTGGGCGGGCTTCCCAAGAACATGCGCAGCCTTAAGCTGATCGAGCCCCTGCGGGAACTGTTCAAGGACGAGGTCAGGCAGGTGGGGCTGTCCCTGGGGCTGCCCCGGGAGATGGTGATGCGCCACCCCTTCCCGGGACCCGGCCTGGCGGTGCGGGTGCTGGGGGAGGTAAACAAGGAACGCTGCGACACCCTGCGGGCGGCCGACCGCATCTTCATCGAGGAGATCAGGAACGCCGGATGGTACGACCGCATCTCCCAGGCCCTGGCGGTGCTGCTGCCGATCCGGGCGGTGGGGGTGATGGGCGACGAACGGACCTACCAGAACGTGCTGGCCCTGCGGGCGGTCAACACCACCGACTTCATGACCGCCGAATGGACCCGGCTGCCGGAGGATCTTCTGGCCCGGGTCTCCAACCGGATCGTCAACGAGGTCAAGGGCATCAACCGGGTGGTCTACGACATCTCCAACAAGCCGCCGGCCACCATCGAGTGGGAATGA
- the rpiB gene encoding ribose 5-phosphate isomerase B, giving the protein MKVAIGSDHRGYLLKEQIKSTFSPDNIEFSDLGTKSAESCDFPDHAFPVAQAVASGQADKGILICSTGNGMAMAANKVKGIRAALALTPDMARLSRQHNNANILVLPADFVDLQMVPKMVKVWLETEYEGGRHQRRLDKITKYEEDHSK; this is encoded by the coding sequence ATGAAAGTTGCCATCGGGTCCGACCATCGGGGCTATCTCTTGAAGGAACAGATCAAGAGCACCTTTTCCCCCGATAATATAGAGTTCTCCGATTTGGGCACCAAGAGCGCGGAATCGTGCGATTTTCCCGATCACGCCTTCCCGGTGGCCCAAGCGGTGGCCAGCGGCCAGGCCGACAAGGGCATCCTGATATGCAGCACCGGCAACGGCATGGCCATGGCGGCCAACAAGGTCAAGGGCATCCGGGCGGCGCTGGCCCTCACCCCCGATATGGCCCGGCTGTCGCGCCAGCACAACAACGCCAACATCCTGGTGCTGCCGGCCGATTTCGTGGACCTCCAGATGGTCCCCAAGATGGTCAAGGTGTGGCTGGAGACCGAGTACGAGGGGGGCCGCCACCAGCGACGCCTGGACAAGATCACAAAATACGAGGAGGATCATTCCAAATGA
- the buk gene encoding butyrate kinase, which translates to MTKKKPGKKKAVKKTIAKKKKVQVKAVKKSPPKRKAVRKPLKAQAAPRKKTKKKATVASKAIKKSPAVKKVPKSDRAAKDFLILVLNPGSTSTKVAVYRGPKQLVAESIGHDKAQIEKFDRIVDQYPMRQAVVLDFLSRNKIDLKSLSAVVDRGGLLKPISSGTYLISQAMLDDLKEAKRGEHISNVGAFIAKKLADAAGCKAFIVDAVSVDEFSPLARISGLAEIERKSLLHALNMRMAALQACQELNKKLSEVNLIVAHLGGGISISPLDHGKFVDVNNANEGGPFSPERAGGVPTGALVKLCFSGKYTVDEIKKKLTRSGGLSAYLGTNMANQVKDRVLAGDRQAEEVFRAMAYQIAKEIGACATVLKGRVDAIVVTGGVAFNEIFTDWIKERVSFISPRFLVYPGEDEMPALAAGALRVLKGEERAREY; encoded by the coding sequence ATGACCAAGAAAAAGCCGGGCAAAAAGAAGGCTGTCAAAAAGACCATAGCCAAAAAGAAAAAAGTTCAGGTCAAAGCGGTAAAAAAATCCCCTCCCAAAAGGAAGGCCGTCAGAAAACCGCTTAAGGCCCAGGCGGCTCCGCGGAAAAAAACAAAAAAGAAGGCAACCGTCGCCAGTAAGGCAATAAAAAAATCACCGGCGGTAAAAAAGGTCCCTAAGTCAGATAGGGCCGCAAAAGATTTTTTGATACTGGTGCTCAACCCGGGCTCCACCTCCACCAAGGTGGCGGTTTACCGGGGCCCAAAACAGCTGGTGGCCGAATCCATCGGGCACGACAAGGCCCAGATCGAAAAATTCGATAGGATAGTGGACCAGTATCCCATGCGCCAGGCGGTGGTGCTTGATTTTCTGTCCCGCAATAAAATCGATTTGAAGTCGCTGTCGGCGGTGGTGGACCGGGGCGGGCTGTTAAAGCCCATCTCCTCGGGCACCTATTTGATCAGCCAGGCCATGCTGGACGACCTCAAGGAGGCCAAACGCGGCGAGCACATCTCCAACGTGGGGGCCTTCATCGCCAAGAAGCTGGCCGATGCCGCCGGATGCAAGGCCTTCATAGTGGACGCCGTCTCGGTGGACGAGTTCTCTCCGCTGGCCCGGATCTCCGGCCTGGCCGAGATCGAGCGGAAATCCCTATTGCACGCCCTGAATATGCGGATGGCCGCCCTGCAGGCCTGCCAGGAGCTCAATAAAAAATTGTCCGAAGTGAACCTGATAGTGGCCCATCTGGGGGGAGGGATATCCATCTCCCCGCTGGATCATGGTAAATTCGTGGACGTCAATAATGCCAACGAGGGCGGACCGTTCTCCCCGGAGAGGGCCGGCGGGGTGCCCACCGGGGCCCTGGTCAAGCTGTGTTTCTCCGGCAAATACACCGTTGACGAGATCAAGAAAAAGCTGACCCGCAGCGGGGGCCTGTCGGCCTATCTGGGGACCAACATGGCCAACCAGGTCAAGGACCGGGTGCTGGCCGGGGACAGGCAGGCCGAGGAGGTCTTCAGGGCCATGGCCTATCAGATCGCCAAGGAGATCGGGGCCTGCGCCACGGTGCTTAAAGGGCGGGTTGACGCCATCGTGGTCACCGGAGGAGTGGCCTTCAATGAGATCTTCACCGACTGGATAAAGGAACGGGTGTCGTTCATCAGCCCCAGGTTCCTGGTCTATCCCGGCGAGGACGAGATGCCGGCCCTGGCCGCCGGGGCCTTAAGGGTTTTGAAGGGCGAGGAGAGGGCCAGGGAATATTAG